The following are from one region of the Erwinia billingiae Eb661 genome:
- a CDS encoding LysE family translocator, giving the protein MALSHELILIYSTYFIATASPGPSNMAIMATAMNKGRGAALALAGGVIGGSMMWALLAACGVLTVLSTFAQLLIVLKIGGGLYLLWLAFKASKSALSPSDPTVFKTHDKSFAYGELFRQGILMHVGNPKAILTWVAIMSIALKPGAAAYTLPMIIFGCAAICVAVFCGYALLFSTALMSAFYRRIRRGLDALLACCFAIAGLKLVFSRS; this is encoded by the coding sequence ATGGCGCTATCCCATGAATTAATTCTGATTTATTCCACTTACTTTATCGCAACTGCCAGCCCCGGACCGAGCAACATGGCTATTATGGCTACGGCAATGAATAAGGGCCGTGGGGCGGCGTTGGCTCTGGCTGGTGGCGTGATAGGTGGGTCGATGATGTGGGCACTTCTGGCGGCCTGTGGCGTGCTAACCGTGCTGTCGACCTTCGCGCAATTGCTGATCGTGTTAAAAATCGGCGGCGGTTTATACCTGTTATGGCTGGCGTTCAAAGCGAGTAAATCGGCACTTTCGCCTTCTGATCCCACGGTGTTTAAGACCCATGATAAAAGCTTCGCGTATGGCGAACTTTTCCGTCAGGGTATCCTGATGCACGTTGGCAATCCTAAAGCGATCCTCACCTGGGTGGCGATCATGTCTATAGCACTCAAACCAGGTGCGGCAGCTTATACTTTGCCCATGATCATCTTCGGCTGTGCAGCTATTTGCGTGGCGGTGTTCTGCGGTTACGCGCTGCTGTTCTCAACGGCATTAATGAGCGCATTTTATCGTCGAATCCGTCGCGGGCTTGATGCGTTGTTAGCCTGCTGCTTTGCTATTGCTGGCCTGAAGCTGGTTTTCAGTCGTAGCTAA